From the genome of Spinacia oleracea cultivar Varoflay chromosome 2, BTI_SOV_V1, whole genome shotgun sequence, one region includes:
- the LOC110800576 gene encoding actin-related protein 6 → MLSTVIVLDNGGGTIKIGVGGDRNPTLITPNATAKPPLSLSKKLLTSDEILSSDPTSLSLRRPIDRGYLLNPDLQRDIWAHLFRTLPLPSPHVSSLLLTHPLFSLSSSPLFELVFEDFNFRSLYISDSPSLVHLYEASRNPNGVVSRTQCSLVVDCGFSFTHCAPVFQNFTLNYGVKRLDLGGKVLTNYLKELVSYRTINVMDETLIMDDVKERLCFVSLDGPRDLQIARKPGKDNLFKCTYVLPDGIIHTKGFVKDINEAQRYQTLYDGEPNSTTSKEKDIDPTDDAEDSEEDRRKGDPTKNEFNLTNERFLVPEMIFRPADLGMNQAGLAECIVRSVNSCHPLLHPVLYESIILTGGSTLFPHFAERLEKELRPLVPDDYDVKITTQEDPVLGVWRGGSLLASSPDFETMCATKAEYEEHGSARCSRRFFQ, encoded by the exons ATGTTATCAACCGTAATAGTTCTCGACAACGGCGGCGGAACCATCAAAATCGGCGTCGGCGGAGACAGAAACCCAACCCTCATCACCCCAAACGCCACCGCAAAAccaccactttctctctccaaaaaacTCCTAACCTCCGACGAAATCCTCTCTTCCGACCCCACCTCCCTCTCTCTCCGCCGCCCCATCGACCGCGGCTACCTCCTAAACCCCGACCTCCAACGCGATATCTGGGCCCACCTCTTCCGCACTCTCCCACTCCCTTCCCCGCACGTCTCCTCCCTCCTCCTCACTCACcccctattttctctctcctcttccccTCTCTTCGAACTCGTCTTCGAAGACTTCAATTTCCGATCACTCTATATTTCCGATTCACCCTCTTTGGTTCACCTCTACGAAGCTAGTAGAAATCCGAACGGTGTTGTTTCGAGGACCCAATGTAGCCTTGTCGTTGATTGCGGGTTTTCTTTCACTCACTGTGCTCCAGTTTTCCAGAATTTTACCCTTAATTATGGGGTTAAACGCCTTGATTTGGGGGGCAAAGTTTTGACTAATTATCTGAAAGAATTGGTGTCGTATCGTACCATTAATGTTATGGATGAGACTTTGATTATGGATGATGTGAAGGAAAGACTTTGCTTTGTTTCCCTTGATGGTCCTCGCGATTTGCAGATTGCTAG GAAGCCTGGCAAGGACAACCTTTTCAAATGTACATATGTCCTTCCTGATGGTATTATCCATACAAAAGGATTTGTAAAAGACATAAATGAAGCACAGAGGTATCAGACTCTATATGACGGGGAACCAAACTCTACAACCAGTAAGGAAAAGGATATAGATCCCACGGATGATGCGGAAGATTCAGAAGAAGACAGAAGAAAAGGCGATCCAACTAAAAAT GAGTTTAACTTGACCAATGAGCGCTTTCTTGTGCCAGAGATGATTTTCCGCCCTGCAGATTTAG GAATGAACCAAGCTGGATTAGCAGAGTGCATTGTTCGTTCCGTTAATTCTTGCCATCCTCTTCTCCACCCTGTGTTATATGAAAG TATCATTTTGACTGGCGGAAGCACTTTATTCCCTCATTTTGCTGAGAGATT GGAAAAGGAGCTTCGGCCATTGGTTCCTGATGACTACGATGTGAAGATAACCACTCAAGAAGA TCCTGTATTAGGTGTTTGGCGGGGTGGTTCACTTCTGGCGTCTAGTCCTGATTTTGAGACAATGTGCGCCACCAAAGCCGAATATGAAGAGCATGGATCTGCACGTTGTAGTAGAAGATTCTTCCAGTGA
- the LOC110780429 gene encoding putative clathrin assembly protein At2g25430, with product MAPSSIRKAMGAVKDRTSIILAKTGSNLNQELDILIVKATNHDTQIPKIKYSNEILRKTIVSRDLVKECVCLISRRIEKTHDWIVALKCLILVYRLIVDGGRNFVKEIACANASGRMLSNMCVFRDEAHSNSGDYTDFVRNFGMFLVKKVELMVFDEMWLRRKVSSSDDLRRMEEREKNLEETQQLRDELLLEKVLSRMERLQRCLQRVLNIRSRCVNGKHRELLFLALTPVVEDSFVLYDDVCGGLSFLSDCFWEMEYLNSVKTYGTCATVAKQFDDLAEFYSWCKGVEFATPSGEYPRVESISDDVIRAMEEFVKEKANEMRSAKKSKLNMSKSLSKIPEEDYADGMNGYDQHPSDIVKEIMILNVSSTDASSAEEKGENMASSLFPEEQTTFSITPWEYFSDNAEPHMTSDWETPAANLNNADWQMVLVDSASNVPKPNVDFGDSFDGFMLNGMYEQGAAVSQLTGGSASSLALPWHEERKNGVMALPTTEGHVQMVNQDPFAASLEVTPPCYVQRAELEKKFQLLHQEQKIWQDYEANGMQGQVRFLLNGLTENGAVHQERVPPSNDLGLL from the coding sequence ATGGCACCCAGTTCAATTCGCAAAGCAATGGGAGCAGTAAAGGATCGAACAAGCATTATTTTAGCGAAAACAGGGAGTAATCTTAACCAAGAACTTGACATCTTGATCGTCAAAGCCACAAATCATGACACCCAAATCCCCAAAATCAAATACTCGAATGAAATCTTGCGTAAGACAATTGTTTCAAGAGATCTTGTTAAAGAATGCGTGTGTTTGATTTCGAGGCGGATTGAGAAAACCCATGATTGGATTGTTGCGTTGAAGTGTTTGATTCTTGTTTACCGGCTAATCGTCGATGGTGGGAGGAATTTCGTGAAGGAGATTGCTTGCGCTAATGCTAGTGGTAGAATGTTGAGTAATATGTGTGTTTTTAGAGACGAGGCGCATTCGAATTCTGGGGATTACACTGATTTTGTGAGGAATTTTGGGATGTTTCTTGTTAAGAAAGTTGAGCTGATGGTGTTCGACGAAATGTGGCTGAGAAGGAAAGTCAGTTCTTCTGATGATTTGAGgagaatggaggagagagaaaagaacttAGAGGAAACACAACAATTGAGGGATGAGTTACTACTTGAGAAGGTGTTGAGTAGGATGGAGAGATTGCAGAGGTGTCTTCAAAGGGTTCTTAACATTCGTTCGAGGTGCGTTAATGGCAAGCACCGAGAGCTACTGTTTCTTGCTCTAACTCCTGTGGTTGAGGACAGTTTTGTTCTGTACGATGATGTATGTGGGGGTCTATCGTTCTTGTCGGATTGCTTCTGGGAGATGGAGTATCTTAATTCTGTTAAAACTTATGGGACTTGTGCTACTGTTGCGAAGCAGTTTGATGATCTTGCTGAGTTCTATTCTTGGTGTAAGGGTGTAGAGTTTGCTACGCCTTCTGGTGAGTATCCTAGGGTTGAGAGCATTAGTGATGATGTTATAAGGGCAATGGAGGAGTTTGTCAAGGAAAAGGCGAATGAAATGAGGAGTGCTAAGAAGAGTAAGTTGAACATGTCAAAATCACTGAGTAAGATACCAGAAGAAGACTATGCAGATGGTATGAATGGATATGATCAGCATCCTAGTGATATAGTAAAAGAGATAATGATCTTGAATGTTAGTAGTACTGATGCATCATCAGCTGAAGAAAAAGGTGAAAATATGGCATCATCTTTGTTCCCTGAGGAGCAAACTACCTTTAGTATAACTCCATGGGAGTATTTTTCTGATAATGCTGAACCACATATGACTTCAGATTGGGAAACCCCAGCTGCTAATCTCAATAATGCAGACTGGCAGATGGTTTTGGTTGATTCAGCTAGTAATGTACCCAAACCAAATGTTGATTTTGGTGATAGTTTTGATGGTTTCATGCTAAATGGCATGTATGAACAAGGTGCTGCTGTGAGCCAGTTGACTGGTGGGAGTGCTAGTAGTCTCGCTTTGCCTTGGCACGAGGAGAGGAAGAATGGGGTTATGGCATTACCGACCACAGAAGGGCACGTCCAAATGGTGAATCAGGATCCATTCGCAGCTTCTCTAGAAGTGACACCTCCTTGTTATGTTCAGAGAGCAGAGCTGGAGAAGAAGTTTCAGTTGCTGCATCAAGAACAGAAGATTTGGCAGGACTATGAGGCAAATGGGATGCAGGGTCAAGTCAGGTTTCTGCTTAATGGACTGACAGAAAATGGTGCTGTTCATCAGGAAAGGGTGCCTCCGTCCAATGACTTGGGACTGCTTTAA
- the LOC110800575 gene encoding topless-related protein 4 isoform X2, giving the protein MTSLSRELVFLILQFLEEEKFKDSVHRLEQESGFYFNMRHFEELVTGGEWDEAEKYLSGFTKVDDNRYSMKIFFEIRKQKYLEALDSRDRAKAVEILVKDLKVFSAFNEELFKEITHLLTLDNFRENEQLSKYGDTKSARSIMLAELKKLIEANPLFRDKLQFPTLRNSRLRTLINQSLNWQHQLCKNPKPNPDIKTLFVDHTCGPPNGARAPSPVTNSLMNAGPVPKAGAFPPLGAHGPFQAAPASLPTPSIAGWMTNPSPVPHPAVSAGPMGLGVPNNPVKRPRTPPNNNAMDYQTADSEHVLKRQRPFGVPEEVNNLPINILPVGFNQSHGQSSYSSLDLPRDVVMSLSQGSTVKSLDFHPSQQILLLVGTNMGDVMVWELVSRERIAYRNFKVWELGTCSMPLQASLASDYSASINRVMWSPDGTLFGVAYSKHIVHIYSYHGPNDLRNHLEIEAHVGSVNDLAFSYPNKQLSIVTCGDDRLIKVWDAVTGAKQYTFEGHESPVYSVCPHHKESIQFIFSTATDGKIKAWLYDNVGSRVDYDAPGHSSTRMAYSADGLRLFSCGTNKEGESFLVEWNESEGTVKRTYLSLGKRSVGVVHFDTTKNRFLAAGDEFTVKFWDMDSVNILTTTDAGGGLPASPCIRFNKEGTLMAVSTSDNGVKILANSDGIRQLRAVENRPFDTSASAAIVKGPTLGVFPAASAAMGSSIAERTAAVPPMVAMNADNRNLVDVKPKFLDESADKSKIWKLTEINESSQCRSLRLPDSISAMRVSRLIYTNSGFAMLALASNAVHKLWKWPRNERNLSGKATASVPPQLWQPSSGILMTNDLSETNPEDAVSCFALSKNDSYVMSASGGKISLFNMMTFKTMTTFMPPPPAATFLAFHPQDNNIIAIGMEDSSIQIYNVRVDEVKTKLKGHQKRITGLAFSNVLNVLVSSGADSQLCVWSMDAWEKLACKPLQIPSGRSVNQLSDTRVQFHQDQTHLLAVHETQIAIYEAPKLECLKQWFAPEARGPITHATYSCDSLSIYVSFEDGSVSILTASNLRLRCRINPNAYLPPNPSTRVYPLCIAAHPSEANQFALGLTDGGVCVLEPLESDGQWGTPPPAENGAGTSNPSGAAGTDQAPR; this is encoded by the exons ATGACGTCATTAAGCAGGGAGCTTGTATTTCTCATACTTCAATTCCTGGAAGAGGAGAAATTTAAGGATAGTGTTCACAg ATTGGAACAAGAATCAGGATTTTACTTTAACATGAGGCACTTTGAAGAATTGGTGACTGGTGGAGAGTGGGATGAAGCAGAGAAGTACTTATCTGGTTTCACTAAAGTTGATGACAATAGATATTCAATGAAGATCTTTTTTGAAATCAGGAAGCAGAAGTACCTTGAAGCCTTAGACAG TCGAGATCGTGCAAAAGCTGTAGAAATTCTTGTGAAGGATTTAAAGGTTTTCTCGGCTTTCAATGAAGAGCTCTTTAAGGAAATAACACATCTGTTAACCTTGGATAATTTTAG AGAAAACGAGCAACTATCAAAATATGGGGATACCAAGTCAGCTAGAAGCATAATGCTTGCTGAACTGAAGAAATTGATAGAGGCCAACCCACTGTTTCGTGATAAACTACAATTTCCAACCTTGAGGAACTCAAGACTAAGGACTCTTATTAATCAGAG TTTGAATTGGCAACATCAGCTATGCAAGAATCCCAAGCCTAATCCTGACATTAAAACACTTTTTGTGGACCATACATGTGGACCCCCTAATGGCGCACGTGCACCATCACCTGTGACTAATTCATTAATGAATGCTGGCCCCGTTCCGAAGGCAGGAGCTTTTCCTCCACTGGGAGCTCATGGA CCATTCCAGGCTGCTCCAGCTTCTCTTCCTACACCATCAATTGCTGGATGGATGACAAATCCGTCTCCTGTACCTCACCCTGCTGTTTCAGCTGGGCCCATGGGTTTAGGTGTCCCTAACAATCCAG TAAAGCGTCCACGTACTCCTCCTAACAACAATGCGATGGATTATCAAACAGCAGATTCTGAACACGTGTTGAAGAGACAAAGACCTTTTGGAGTACCAGAAGAA GTTAACAATCTCCCTATCAACATTCTTCCCGTTGGATTCAATCAAAGCCACGGTCAAAGTTCATATTCGTCTCTCGACTTGCCAAGGGATGTTGTCATGAGTTTGAGCCAGGGTTCTACTGTCAAGAGTCTAGATTTCCACCCGTCACAGCAAATTTTGCTCCTAG TGGGGACAAACATGGGTGATGTCATGGTGTGGGAATTAGTGAGCAGGGAGAGAATTGCGTACAGAAATTTTAAGGTCTGGGAACTTGGTACATGTTCTATGCCTCTGCAG GCTTCTTTGGCCAGTGATTACTCTGCATCCATTAATCGTGTCATGTGGAGTCCTGATGGAACCCTTTTTG GTGTTGCGTACTCAAAACATATAGTACATATATACTCCTACCATGGCCCAAATGACCTGAGAAACCACTTGGAG ATTGAGGCTCATGTTGGCAGTGTTAATGATCTTGCCTTCTCTTATCCTAACAAACAATTGTCTATTGTTACATGTGGAGACGACAGGCTTATTAAG GTTTGGGATGCTGTCACTGGGGCCAAGCAGTATACATTTGAGGGTCATGAATCACCAGTATATTCTGTATGTCCACATCACAAGGAAAGTATTCAG TTCATTTTCTCCACTGCAACGGATGGAAAAATAAAAGCATGGCTGTATGACAATGTCGGTTCAAGAGTAGATTATGATGCGCCGGGCCACTCATCAACAAGGATGGCTTATAGCGCAGATGGGCTAAG ATTGTTCTCATGTGGGACCAACAAAGAAGGAGAATCCTTCCTTGTGGAATGGAATGAAAGTGAAGGAACTGTCAAGCGTACATACCTTAGTCTTGGAAAGCGGTCTGTTGGAGTTGTGCATTTTGATACAACCAAGAACAGGTTCCTTGCTGCTGGGGATGAGTTTACAGTCAAATTTTGGGATATGGATAGTGTTAACATTTTAACTACAACCGATGCTGGAGGCGGGTTGCCG GCTTCTCCTTGTATCCGGTTTAACAAGGAGGGGACGTTAATGGCTGTGTCAACCAGTGACAATGGCGTAAAAATTCTAGCTAATTCTGATGGGATTAGGCAACTGCGTGCTGTGGAAAATCGCCCATTCGATACTTCTGCTTCTGCTGCAATTGTCAAG GGCCCTACACTAGGCGTATTTCCTGCTGCAAGTGCTGCGATGGGATCAAGTATTGCAGAAAGAACTGCTGCTGTGCCTCCCATGGTTGCTATG AATGCTGATAATCGAAACCTAGTAGACGTGAAACCAAAATTTCTCGACGAGTCTGCAGACAAGTCGAAGATCTGGAAGCTCACTGAAATCAACGAATCTTCACAGTGTCGGTCACTGAGACTTCCTGATAGTATATCAGCTATGAGG GTTTCAAGGCTGATTTATACGAATTCAGGATTTGCCATGTTGGCATTAGCATCAAATGCTGTACACAAACTTTGGAAATGGCCTAGGAATGAGAGAAATTTGTCTGGCAAG GCGACTGCAAGTGTCCCTCCCCAATTATGGCAGCCTTCAAGTGGCATATTGATGACAAATGATTTAAGTGAGACAAATCCGGAAGATGCAGTTTCTTGCTTTGCACTTTCGAAGAATGATTCTTATGTGATGTCCGCTTCAGGCGGGAAAATTTCCTTGTTCAATATGATGACTTTCAAG ACCATGACGACATTCATGCCCCCACCACCAGCAGCAACATTTTTGGCGTTCCATCCTCAAGATAACAATATAATTGCTATTGGCATGGAAGATTCATCTATTCAAATATACAATGTTCGAGTTGATGAG GTCAAGACAAAACTTAAAGGACACCAGAAGAGGATTACAGGTCTCGCATTCTCGAATGTTCTAAATGTACTTGTGTCTTCGGGGGCTGATTCTCAG CTGTGTGTTTGGAGCATGGATGCATGGGAAAAGTTGGCATGTAAACCTCTACAAATACCCAGTGGCCGATCTGTGAATCAACTCTCGGATACACGTGTCCAATTTCACCAAGATCAGACACATTTGTTGGCAGTGCACGAAACACAGATTGCTATATATGAGGCTCCTAAACTTGAATGTCTGAAACAG TGGTTTGCCCCAGAAGCCAGAGGCCCGATAACACATGCTACATACTCCTGTGATAGCCTGTCAATATATGTAAGCTTTGAAGATGGAAGTGTCAGCATTCTCACTGCTTCAAATCTGAGGTTAAGATGTCGAATTAACCCCAATGCTTACCTACCTCCTAATCCAAG TACGAGAGTTTACCCACTCTGCATAGCTGCACATCCTTCAGAAGCCAATCAATTTGCATTAGGACTTACAGATGGTGGCGTTTGTGTGCTTGAGCCCTTAGAATCAGATGGGCAGTGGGGTACCCCACCTCCTGCAGAAAATGGTGCTGGAACCAGCAATCCATCTGGAGCAGCCGGGACAGATCAGGCACCAAGATGA
- the LOC110800575 gene encoding topless-related protein 4 isoform X1 → MTSLSRELVFLILQFLEEEKFKDSVHRLEQESGFYFNMRHFEELVTGGEWDEAEKYLSGFTKVDDNRYSMKIFFEIRKQKYLEALDSRDRAKAVEILVKDLKVFSAFNEELFKEITHLLTLDNFRENEQLSKYGDTKSARSIMLAELKKLIEANPLFRDKLQFPTLRNSRLRTLINQSLNWQHQLCKNPKPNPDIKTLFVDHTCGPPNGARAPSPVTNSLMNAGPVPKAGAFPPLGAHGPFQAAPASLPTPSIAGWMTNPSPVPHPAVSAGPMGLGVPNNPAAIVKRPRTPPNNNAMDYQTADSEHVLKRQRPFGVPEEVNNLPINILPVGFNQSHGQSSYSSLDLPRDVVMSLSQGSTVKSLDFHPSQQILLLVGTNMGDVMVWELVSRERIAYRNFKVWELGTCSMPLQASLASDYSASINRVMWSPDGTLFGVAYSKHIVHIYSYHGPNDLRNHLEIEAHVGSVNDLAFSYPNKQLSIVTCGDDRLIKVWDAVTGAKQYTFEGHESPVYSVCPHHKESIQFIFSTATDGKIKAWLYDNVGSRVDYDAPGHSSTRMAYSADGLRLFSCGTNKEGESFLVEWNESEGTVKRTYLSLGKRSVGVVHFDTTKNRFLAAGDEFTVKFWDMDSVNILTTTDAGGGLPASPCIRFNKEGTLMAVSTSDNGVKILANSDGIRQLRAVENRPFDTSASAAIVKGPTLGVFPAASAAMGSSIAERTAAVPPMVAMNADNRNLVDVKPKFLDESADKSKIWKLTEINESSQCRSLRLPDSISAMRVSRLIYTNSGFAMLALASNAVHKLWKWPRNERNLSGKATASVPPQLWQPSSGILMTNDLSETNPEDAVSCFALSKNDSYVMSASGGKISLFNMMTFKTMTTFMPPPPAATFLAFHPQDNNIIAIGMEDSSIQIYNVRVDEVKTKLKGHQKRITGLAFSNVLNVLVSSGADSQLCVWSMDAWEKLACKPLQIPSGRSVNQLSDTRVQFHQDQTHLLAVHETQIAIYEAPKLECLKQWFAPEARGPITHATYSCDSLSIYVSFEDGSVSILTASNLRLRCRINPNAYLPPNPSTRVYPLCIAAHPSEANQFALGLTDGGVCVLEPLESDGQWGTPPPAENGAGTSNPSGAAGTDQAPR, encoded by the exons ATGACGTCATTAAGCAGGGAGCTTGTATTTCTCATACTTCAATTCCTGGAAGAGGAGAAATTTAAGGATAGTGTTCACAg ATTGGAACAAGAATCAGGATTTTACTTTAACATGAGGCACTTTGAAGAATTGGTGACTGGTGGAGAGTGGGATGAAGCAGAGAAGTACTTATCTGGTTTCACTAAAGTTGATGACAATAGATATTCAATGAAGATCTTTTTTGAAATCAGGAAGCAGAAGTACCTTGAAGCCTTAGACAG TCGAGATCGTGCAAAAGCTGTAGAAATTCTTGTGAAGGATTTAAAGGTTTTCTCGGCTTTCAATGAAGAGCTCTTTAAGGAAATAACACATCTGTTAACCTTGGATAATTTTAG AGAAAACGAGCAACTATCAAAATATGGGGATACCAAGTCAGCTAGAAGCATAATGCTTGCTGAACTGAAGAAATTGATAGAGGCCAACCCACTGTTTCGTGATAAACTACAATTTCCAACCTTGAGGAACTCAAGACTAAGGACTCTTATTAATCAGAG TTTGAATTGGCAACATCAGCTATGCAAGAATCCCAAGCCTAATCCTGACATTAAAACACTTTTTGTGGACCATACATGTGGACCCCCTAATGGCGCACGTGCACCATCACCTGTGACTAATTCATTAATGAATGCTGGCCCCGTTCCGAAGGCAGGAGCTTTTCCTCCACTGGGAGCTCATGGA CCATTCCAGGCTGCTCCAGCTTCTCTTCCTACACCATCAATTGCTGGATGGATGACAAATCCGTCTCCTGTACCTCACCCTGCTGTTTCAGCTGGGCCCATGGGTTTAGGTGTCCCTAACAATCCAG CTGCTATAGTAAAGCGTCCACGTACTCCTCCTAACAACAATGCGATGGATTATCAAACAGCAGATTCTGAACACGTGTTGAAGAGACAAAGACCTTTTGGAGTACCAGAAGAA GTTAACAATCTCCCTATCAACATTCTTCCCGTTGGATTCAATCAAAGCCACGGTCAAAGTTCATATTCGTCTCTCGACTTGCCAAGGGATGTTGTCATGAGTTTGAGCCAGGGTTCTACTGTCAAGAGTCTAGATTTCCACCCGTCACAGCAAATTTTGCTCCTAG TGGGGACAAACATGGGTGATGTCATGGTGTGGGAATTAGTGAGCAGGGAGAGAATTGCGTACAGAAATTTTAAGGTCTGGGAACTTGGTACATGTTCTATGCCTCTGCAG GCTTCTTTGGCCAGTGATTACTCTGCATCCATTAATCGTGTCATGTGGAGTCCTGATGGAACCCTTTTTG GTGTTGCGTACTCAAAACATATAGTACATATATACTCCTACCATGGCCCAAATGACCTGAGAAACCACTTGGAG ATTGAGGCTCATGTTGGCAGTGTTAATGATCTTGCCTTCTCTTATCCTAACAAACAATTGTCTATTGTTACATGTGGAGACGACAGGCTTATTAAG GTTTGGGATGCTGTCACTGGGGCCAAGCAGTATACATTTGAGGGTCATGAATCACCAGTATATTCTGTATGTCCACATCACAAGGAAAGTATTCAG TTCATTTTCTCCACTGCAACGGATGGAAAAATAAAAGCATGGCTGTATGACAATGTCGGTTCAAGAGTAGATTATGATGCGCCGGGCCACTCATCAACAAGGATGGCTTATAGCGCAGATGGGCTAAG ATTGTTCTCATGTGGGACCAACAAAGAAGGAGAATCCTTCCTTGTGGAATGGAATGAAAGTGAAGGAACTGTCAAGCGTACATACCTTAGTCTTGGAAAGCGGTCTGTTGGAGTTGTGCATTTTGATACAACCAAGAACAGGTTCCTTGCTGCTGGGGATGAGTTTACAGTCAAATTTTGGGATATGGATAGTGTTAACATTTTAACTACAACCGATGCTGGAGGCGGGTTGCCG GCTTCTCCTTGTATCCGGTTTAACAAGGAGGGGACGTTAATGGCTGTGTCAACCAGTGACAATGGCGTAAAAATTCTAGCTAATTCTGATGGGATTAGGCAACTGCGTGCTGTGGAAAATCGCCCATTCGATACTTCTGCTTCTGCTGCAATTGTCAAG GGCCCTACACTAGGCGTATTTCCTGCTGCAAGTGCTGCGATGGGATCAAGTATTGCAGAAAGAACTGCTGCTGTGCCTCCCATGGTTGCTATG AATGCTGATAATCGAAACCTAGTAGACGTGAAACCAAAATTTCTCGACGAGTCTGCAGACAAGTCGAAGATCTGGAAGCTCACTGAAATCAACGAATCTTCACAGTGTCGGTCACTGAGACTTCCTGATAGTATATCAGCTATGAGG GTTTCAAGGCTGATTTATACGAATTCAGGATTTGCCATGTTGGCATTAGCATCAAATGCTGTACACAAACTTTGGAAATGGCCTAGGAATGAGAGAAATTTGTCTGGCAAG GCGACTGCAAGTGTCCCTCCCCAATTATGGCAGCCTTCAAGTGGCATATTGATGACAAATGATTTAAGTGAGACAAATCCGGAAGATGCAGTTTCTTGCTTTGCACTTTCGAAGAATGATTCTTATGTGATGTCCGCTTCAGGCGGGAAAATTTCCTTGTTCAATATGATGACTTTCAAG ACCATGACGACATTCATGCCCCCACCACCAGCAGCAACATTTTTGGCGTTCCATCCTCAAGATAACAATATAATTGCTATTGGCATGGAAGATTCATCTATTCAAATATACAATGTTCGAGTTGATGAG GTCAAGACAAAACTTAAAGGACACCAGAAGAGGATTACAGGTCTCGCATTCTCGAATGTTCTAAATGTACTTGTGTCTTCGGGGGCTGATTCTCAG CTGTGTGTTTGGAGCATGGATGCATGGGAAAAGTTGGCATGTAAACCTCTACAAATACCCAGTGGCCGATCTGTGAATCAACTCTCGGATACACGTGTCCAATTTCACCAAGATCAGACACATTTGTTGGCAGTGCACGAAACACAGATTGCTATATATGAGGCTCCTAAACTTGAATGTCTGAAACAG TGGTTTGCCCCAGAAGCCAGAGGCCCGATAACACATGCTACATACTCCTGTGATAGCCTGTCAATATATGTAAGCTTTGAAGATGGAAGTGTCAGCATTCTCACTGCTTCAAATCTGAGGTTAAGATGTCGAATTAACCCCAATGCTTACCTACCTCCTAATCCAAG TACGAGAGTTTACCCACTCTGCATAGCTGCACATCCTTCAGAAGCCAATCAATTTGCATTAGGACTTACAGATGGTGGCGTTTGTGTGCTTGAGCCCTTAGAATCAGATGGGCAGTGGGGTACCCCACCTCCTGCAGAAAATGGTGCTGGAACCAGCAATCCATCTGGAGCAGCCGGGACAGATCAGGCACCAAGATGA